The following proteins come from a genomic window of Euleptes europaea isolate rEulEur1 unplaced genomic scaffold, rEulEur1.hap1 H_4, whole genome shotgun sequence:
- the LOC130492997 gene encoding olfactory receptor 5B21-like, translating to MPQQNTTDTEKQTNITEFILVGFGNIQELEALLFLCFLVIYMVTLAGNILMVILVVADRNLHTPMYLFLGNFSCLEIFYSSTILPKTLASLLTGDRSISFNFCLVQHYFFASLGAVECYLLSVMSYDRYLAICWPLHYTNRMNGKFCVQLVGSSFLSGFLAISITIILVSRLAFCGPNEINHFFCDVFPLIELSCSDTHLLKIFLYLVASVFTLPPFLLILISYGCIITTIMRIPSTSGRQKAFSTCSSHLIVVTIFYGTITIVYILPNTDTLRDLNKVLSVFYAVLTPMINPLIYSLRNQEVKKALRRQIDQLFAKT from the coding sequence ATGCCTCAGCAAAACACCACAGATACAGAAAAGCAAACAAATATTACAGAGTTCATCCTTGTGGGGTTCGGGAATATCCAAGAACTTGAAGCTCTTCTCTTCTTATGCTTCCTGGTTATCTACATGGTGACCTTGGCTGGGAACATTCTCATGGTTATACTTGTTGTAGCTGATAGGAATCTTCACACTCCAATGTATTTATTCCTTGGGAATTTTTCCTGCCTGGAAATCTTCTATAGTTCAACCATCCTGCCAAAGACTCTGGCCAGCCTTCTGACTGGGGACAGAAGCATTTCATTCAACTTCTGCCTTGTGCAGCATTACTTTTTTGCATCTCTGGGGGCAGTTGAGTGTTATCTCTTATCCGTGATGTCCTATGACCGGTACTTAGCTATATGCTGGCCCTTGCATTACACAAACCGTATGAATGGAAAATTCTGTGTACAGTTAGTTGGCAGTTCTTTTCTCAGTGGGTTTCTAGCTATTTCTATAACAATAATATTAGTGTCCAGGTTAGCTTTTTGTGGCCCCAATGAAATCAATCATTTCTTTTGTGATGTTTTTCCTCTCATCGAATTGTCTTGCAGTGATACCCATCTTTTGAAAATCTTCCTTTACCTTGTCGCTTCTGTTTTtacccttcctccatttttattgATCCTCATATCATATGGTTGTATTATAACCACCATTATGAGAATCCCATCCACCAGTGGCAGGCAAAAGGCTTTTTCAACCTGCTCTTCTCATCTTATTGTGGTTACCATTTTTTATGGTACAATAACAATTGTTTATATATTGCCCAATACTGACACACTGAGAGACCTCAATAAAGTCTTATCTGTTTTTTATGCGGTATTGACTCCTATGATAAATCCACTTATCTACAGCCTGAGAAACCAAGAAGTAAAGAAGGCACTGAGGAGACAGATTGATCAGCTATTTGCAAAAACATAG